One window from the genome of Bacillus tianshenii encodes:
- a CDS encoding DUF294 nucleotidyltransferase-like domain-containing protein, whose protein sequence is MEQTDLYTLIKNYYPFDLLTDEQLNKVVSGAKYTTFAKNEMLFHEDESEEDLDIYFLVSGLAKNVLHRSSGKQFTLRYYYPGDLVGLMIMLTSGEMTFSVQALENCNVFKFNKANFLEVMTDNKQFSKIIFESIGNRMKTLYDEIKFKSSQEDDENITLFRTKVKTLMDSPNFVKPDDTMQTAALRMKEQGVYGLVVSENEKTMQGVLTQYEMLSYLTEQQDNHLVKQWKKHKPYWIQDEAFAYEALSYFKNDLVDFIPVLHHHAVVGTLTSTSFLNIQDSDYLDLTYKVTNARSIEDLVKLAPLENRTFHAFIRALIEQDSFAYDVSEVITNYNDTLNRQIIKISENEMRAEGYGFPPINYCFIVMGSQGRKEQSFRTDQDNGIILSEYAHLPNRAEIEAYFQRFTNKLNEKLAACGFPECTGGIMARELKWRKSTEEWKKEIDYWLREMDSDKIRDFAMFFDFRPIFGDFSLAEDVRDFTTTRVKHSLTLQQLLMKEAIRVRVPVGVLGRLNMKPKQKTFNLKKSAIMQIVHSIRINALKYGVKDVNTIKRLNALKKIEAFHPRDVRNAKVALHHLLSFQIKQNLDELESGKPLTNEIMLKDLTKEDKRKLKEALHIANRMQRATEVSFNRNRVV, encoded by the coding sequence ATGGAACAAACGGATCTCTATACATTAATTAAAAATTACTACCCCTTTGACCTTTTAACAGACGAACAACTTAATAAAGTTGTTTCCGGAGCGAAATATACAACATTTGCAAAAAATGAAATGCTTTTTCATGAAGATGAATCGGAAGAGGACTTAGATATCTACTTCTTAGTCTCAGGATTAGCGAAAAACGTTCTTCACCGTTCTAGCGGCAAACAGTTCACATTACGTTACTACTACCCAGGTGATTTGGTCGGACTAATGATTATGCTTACAAGTGGTGAAATGACATTTTCTGTGCAAGCACTCGAAAATTGCAATGTATTTAAGTTTAATAAAGCAAATTTCTTAGAAGTCATGACCGATAACAAACAATTTTCGAAAATCATTTTCGAAAGTATTGGTAATCGTATGAAAACACTCTACGATGAAATCAAATTTAAATCATCTCAAGAAGATGACGAAAACATCACCTTATTTCGTACGAAAGTAAAGACCTTAATGGATTCTCCTAACTTCGTTAAGCCGGATGACACGATGCAAACGGCAGCACTTCGTATGAAGGAACAAGGGGTGTACGGCCTTGTCGTTAGTGAAAATGAGAAAACAATGCAAGGTGTGTTAACCCAATACGAGATGTTAAGTTATTTAACTGAGCAGCAAGACAACCATCTCGTAAAGCAATGGAAGAAACATAAACCTTATTGGATCCAAGATGAAGCATTCGCTTATGAGGCGTTGTCGTATTTTAAGAATGATCTGGTTGATTTTATTCCAGTTCTTCATCACCACGCTGTAGTCGGTACGTTGACAAGCACTTCATTTCTTAATATTCAAGATTCCGATTACTTAGATCTTACCTACAAAGTGACAAATGCCCGCAGCATTGAAGATCTAGTGAAATTAGCTCCGCTTGAGAACCGTACATTTCACGCATTTATCCGCGCATTGATTGAGCAAGACAGCTTTGCTTATGATGTGAGTGAAGTGATTACAAATTATAATGATACATTAAACCGGCAAATTATTAAGATTTCAGAAAATGAAATGCGTGCAGAAGGCTATGGCTTTCCGCCAATTAACTATTGTTTCATTGTTATGGGCAGTCAAGGGCGAAAAGAACAAAGCTTTCGAACTGACCAAGATAACGGTATTATCCTAAGTGAATATGCTCACCTACCAAACCGGGCAGAAATTGAAGCTTATTTTCAACGCTTCACAAACAAGTTAAATGAAAAGCTGGCTGCATGTGGCTTTCCTGAATGTACCGGTGGCATCATGGCTCGTGAACTAAAATGGCGTAAATCAACAGAAGAATGGAAAAAAGAAATTGACTATTGGCTTCGGGAAATGGATTCAGATAAAATACGCGATTTTGCAATGTTCTTTGACTTCCGTCCGATATTTGGCGATTTTTCATTAGCTGAAGATGTTCGTGACTTTACAACGACGCGTGTCAAGCATTCGTTAACACTTCAACAGCTGCTTATGAAAGAAGCGATTCGCGTGCGCGTACCTGTCGGTGTGCTCGGGAGGCTGAATATGAAGCCGAAACAAAAGACGTTCAATTTAAAAAAGTCAGCGATTATGCAAATCGTCCATTCCATTCGAATTAATGCATTAAAATATGGCGTAAAAGATGTCAATACAATAAAACGGCTGAATGCACTGAAAAAAATAGAAGCGTTTCATCCGCGTGATGTAAGAAATGCCAAAGTAGCACTTCATCATTTATTGTCCTTTCAAATTAAACAAAACCTTGATGAACTTGAAAGTGGAAAACCACTTACAAATGAAATCATGCTAAAGGATTTAACGAAAGAGGATAAACGGAAATTAAAAGAAGCACTCCATATTGCGAACAGAATGCAGCGGGCTACTGAAGTTAGCTTTAATAGAAATCGGGTGGTTTAA
- a CDS encoding exonuclease domain-containing protein, translated as MLPVDVKILKYFLYDQFFYKHKILKAKQHPSFETVKQSIEQFESTHDAQTDLSNCTFTIFDLETTGFFPDLSDEIISIGAVKVKNLQVIYEDTFYSVIKPLGSVPQHTEELTGLSRKEIHKGARFPLALHKFLAYSQNTILVAHPASFDINFLQKTIEKWGLPSFSPAYIDSLRLANWLHHSKNNYLDDLVARYHIQTRERHHALNDALMTAEIFTHLMEECKQEGIMTYKEIQQLMK; from the coding sequence ATGCTTCCAGTTGACGTAAAAATTCTTAAGTATTTTCTTTATGATCAATTTTTCTATAAGCATAAAATTTTGAAGGCCAAACAGCACCCCTCATTTGAAACTGTAAAACAATCAATTGAACAATTTGAATCGACTCATGACGCCCAAACTGATTTAAGCAATTGTACATTTACAATTTTTGACCTTGAAACGACCGGCTTCTTTCCTGACCTTTCAGATGAAATTATTTCAATCGGAGCCGTTAAAGTGAAGAATCTACAGGTCATTTATGAAGACACTTTTTACTCGGTTATAAAACCACTTGGTTCAGTGCCACAGCATACGGAAGAATTGACAGGGTTAAGTCGGAAAGAAATTCACAAAGGAGCCCGTTTTCCTTTAGCCCTGCATAAGTTTCTAGCATACAGTCAGAACACAATTCTTGTCGCTCATCCGGCAAGCTTTGATATTAATTTTTTGCAAAAAACAATTGAAAAATGGGGCCTCCCAAGCTTCTCCCCTGCTTACATTGATTCTTTGCGATTAGCCAATTGGCTGCATCATTCTAAAAACAATTATTTAGATGACCTTGTGGCCCGTTATCATATACAAACCCGTGAACGTCATCATGCATTAAATGATGCATTGATGACAGCTGAAATTTTCACCCATCTTATGGAAGAGTGTAAGCAAGAAGGGATCATGACTTATAAAGAGATTCAACAATTAATGAAATAA
- a CDS encoding patatin family protein yields MNDTGLVLEGGGMRGLYTAGVLEYFMEKNLFFPYVIGVSAGACMAASYLSRQKGRNKKVNTGLVNDPRYLSFRNLLLKRQLFGMDFLFDEIPNKVVPFDFDTFLRGEEQFLVGTTDCETGEAVYYNKHDHGEDILTIIRASSSLPFIAPAVDYNGKKLLDGGIIDPIPLKKSQNDGYKKNIVIMTKPENFKRSPSRFPSLTKVMCRSYPKVAELLQQRYRLYNETLGYMEAEQQAGNVYVIKPSVDLPVSRIERNQQRLVDLYELGYHDAKQHEKQLSNWLAR; encoded by the coding sequence ATGAATGATACTGGACTTGTACTAGAAGGCGGAGGAATGAGAGGGCTCTATACAGCAGGTGTGCTCGAATATTTTATGGAGAAGAATTTGTTCTTTCCATATGTAATTGGTGTTTCAGCAGGTGCGTGTATGGCAGCTTCTTATCTTTCACGGCAAAAAGGACGTAATAAAAAAGTGAATACAGGGCTCGTTAATGACCCGAGGTATTTATCATTTCGAAACTTATTATTAAAACGGCAATTATTTGGGATGGATTTTCTATTTGATGAAATTCCAAATAAAGTTGTCCCGTTTGACTTTGATACCTTTTTAAGAGGAGAGGAACAGTTCTTAGTCGGAACAACAGATTGTGAAACAGGGGAAGCGGTTTATTACAATAAGCATGATCACGGAGAGGATATTCTGACGATTATTCGAGCTTCCAGTTCGTTGCCATTTATTGCTCCTGCTGTTGATTATAACGGAAAGAAACTGCTTGATGGAGGAATTATCGACCCTATCCCGTTAAAGAAATCACAAAATGATGGCTATAAGAAGAACATTGTGATTATGACAAAGCCTGAAAACTTTAAACGTAGTCCAAGCCGGTTTCCATCGCTCACAAAAGTGATGTGCAGAAGCTATCCAAAGGTAGCGGAATTGTTACAACAACGGTACCGTTTATATAATGAAACATTAGGTTATATGGAAGCAGAGCAACAAGCAGGCAATGTTTATGTTATTAAGCCGAGCGTTGATTTACCTGTAAGCAGAATTGAACGTAATCAACAACGTTTAGTCGACTTATATGAACTTGGTTATCACGACGCAAAGCAGCATGAAAAGCAATTATCAAACTGGCTGGCACGATAA
- a CDS encoding SDR family oxidoreductase, whose amino-acid sequence MDNISGKIVIITGAGSGLGREMAIAFAKEGANVVLCGRRMAKLEETQKRITVSSTAETLVLQADASIESDVKMVVQAAYGKFGKIDYLINNAAVFQQDYVADLSLESWHYQWSNNTTSVLLMMRECLPIMRAQKGGKIINITSGLAKEGAAGFAAYSASKAAVETLTYSVEEEESRNGIITHVFNPGVMKTELQALGEDPSGIAPYIIELAKSTIRSEKSILSIDSFPLGNVQTI is encoded by the coding sequence ATGGATAATATTAGCGGAAAAATCGTCATCATAACAGGGGCAGGAAGCGGACTTGGAAGAGAAATGGCGATTGCTTTTGCGAAAGAAGGAGCAAATGTTGTGTTGTGCGGACGCCGAATGGCAAAATTAGAAGAAACCCAAAAACGAATAACTGTTTCTTCCACAGCTGAAACACTTGTCCTTCAAGCAGATGCTTCGATTGAATCAGATGTAAAAATGGTCGTTCAGGCTGCATACGGAAAATTCGGAAAGATTGATTATTTAATTAACAATGCGGCTGTTTTCCAACAGGACTATGTTGCTGACTTGTCTCTTGAATCGTGGCATTATCAATGGAGTAATAATACAACAAGTGTGCTGCTTATGATGAGAGAATGCCTACCAATTATGCGGGCCCAAAAAGGGGGGAAAATTATTAATATAACCTCTGGCTTAGCTAAGGAAGGTGCTGCTGGATTTGCTGCCTATAGTGCAAGTAAAGCAGCTGTTGAAACACTCACTTATTCAGTTGAGGAAGAAGAGTCTCGAAACGGAATTATCACCCATGTATTTAACCCAGGAGTGATGAAGACCGAATTACAAGCATTAGGTGAAGACCCGTCCGGAATTGCCCCATATATTATTGAGTTAGCAAAATCAACCATTCGTAGTGAAAAATCCATACTGAGTATTGACAGCTTTCCGCTTGGGAATGTTCAAACAATTTAA
- a CDS encoding Na+/H+ antiporter NhaC family protein, whose product MEEPINMGIISLIPAAVAVIMAFATRNTVFSLALACFIGILLQGKGLMGFPTLLKETLGTTSFSWIFLLELFIGVLIAFFQRTGAIQNFTNSMSKRNLSRVKTQLIAWFMGMFVFFSDYFSPLFVGATMRDLSDKAKISREKLSYIADSTSAPVSVLMPITGWAVFISGLLIGFGPVTNETEAINTFVKSIPFNFYAILSVITVGLLAVKVIPDFGPMKKAEKRAMEEGKVLRDGAEPMMGEELTDTPPYENIKPNIFLNFIFPVLVVISIAIGTFIVTGSAKTMEAFLTASVVLGVLMRIQGVPLSDIMKTAINGMKGVMPAIIILAFAYSLNQLSKDMGTANYIISISENWLTPHLLPFITFIIAAVIAFSTGTSWGTFAIVMPLALPIAFNFAGGEVSTVVLASISAVAGGGVFGDHCSPLSDTTILASTGAAADHIDHVKTQLPYALMVASVSSIFYLAIGFLFV is encoded by the coding sequence ATGGAAGAACCAATTAATATGGGGATTATTTCTCTTATTCCTGCAGCTGTAGCAGTAATTATGGCATTTGCAACTAGAAATACAGTTTTTTCATTAGCGCTAGCATGCTTTATCGGCATTCTATTACAGGGAAAAGGGTTAATGGGATTCCCTACATTGTTAAAAGAAACACTTGGAACAACAAGCTTCTCATGGATTTTCTTACTTGAATTATTTATTGGTGTATTGATTGCATTTTTTCAACGTACTGGTGCTATTCAAAATTTCACAAATAGTATGAGCAAAAGAAATTTAAGTCGAGTGAAAACCCAGTTAATTGCTTGGTTTATGGGAATGTTTGTATTCTTTAGTGATTATTTTAGTCCGCTTTTTGTTGGAGCAACAATGAGAGATCTTTCAGATAAAGCGAAGATTTCTCGCGAAAAGCTTTCATATATCGCGGACTCGACCTCTGCCCCTGTAAGTGTCCTGATGCCAATTACAGGCTGGGCTGTTTTCATTTCTGGTTTATTAATCGGCTTTGGTCCGGTTACAAATGAAACAGAAGCAATAAACACGTTTGTTAAATCAATTCCTTTTAATTTTTATGCCATTTTATCTGTCATAACAGTCGGGTTATTAGCTGTAAAAGTTATCCCTGATTTTGGCCCAATGAAAAAAGCAGAAAAAAGAGCAATGGAAGAAGGAAAAGTATTACGTGATGGTGCAGAACCGATGATGGGAGAGGAACTAACAGATACTCCACCATACGAAAATATAAAACCTAATATTTTCCTTAATTTTATTTTCCCAGTATTGGTTGTCATCTCTATTGCAATTGGAACATTTATTGTAACGGGTTCTGCTAAAACAATGGAAGCATTTCTAACTGCCTCAGTAGTATTAGGTGTTTTAATGCGCATCCAGGGTGTTCCTTTATCTGATATTATGAAAACCGCAATAAATGGTATGAAGGGAGTAATGCCTGCTATTATTATTCTTGCTTTTGCTTATTCTCTTAATCAATTAAGTAAAGATATGGGTACAGCAAACTATATTATTTCTATTTCTGAAAACTGGCTAACGCCACATTTATTGCCTTTTATTACATTTATTATTGCCGCTGTCATTGCATTTTCAACCGGAACCTCGTGGGGAACGTTTGCAATTGTCATGCCTTTAGCGCTGCCGATTGCTTTTAACTTTGCGGGAGGGGAAGTTTCCACTGTTGTGTTAGCTTCTATTTCAGCAGTTGCTGGAGGTGGTGTATTTGGAGACCACTGTTCGCCACTCTCAGATACAACCATTCTTGCATCGACTGGTGCTGCAGCTGATCATATTGATCATGTTAAGACTCAACTTCCTTATGCATTGATGGTAGCGAGTGTTTCCTCTATTTTTTATCTCGCAATCGGATTTCTATTTGTGTAA
- a CDS encoding alanine dehydrogenase, whose product MIIGTFKELKKGESRVVLTPVEVEQLISEGHQVIIGKDAGVQAGFSNEAYRLAGAEIVGSYKDVYERSELIVKVKEILPEEYELMKENQMIFTCLHPAANEEEVNALIKKKVIAFTAEDTHQYGSPNSEAAGKVGALMGIQYLLKHNGGMGKLVGGLGGAPGINALVIGGGIVGKSVINILSSLGAHVTMMDINISTLREAQYLFNGNVTTLFSNQSNIRKILSDMDLVINCVKWPKHRTDHLITRDMVKSMQERSVIVDISADVGGAIETYRPTTFEQPTYIEEGVLHFGVDNIPGTAPHTTSIAYAASVFPHIQAIANLGYIEACKRNPYLRRSLTTYKGLLTHEETSMVQQRDYKTPEEVLGFEGLNLTNAPKAF is encoded by the coding sequence ATGATTATTGGAACGTTCAAGGAGTTAAAAAAAGGTGAGTCACGAGTAGTGCTTACCCCTGTAGAAGTGGAACAGCTCATTTCCGAGGGGCATCAGGTAATAATAGGAAAAGATGCAGGTGTTCAAGCAGGTTTTTCAAATGAAGCTTACCGTCTTGCGGGAGCTGAAATAGTAGGTTCCTATAAGGATGTGTACGAGAGAAGTGAGCTTATTGTGAAAGTAAAAGAGATTCTGCCTGAAGAATATGAATTAATGAAAGAAAATCAAATGATTTTCACTTGTCTCCACCCTGCAGCAAATGAGGAAGAAGTTAATGCATTAATTAAGAAGAAGGTCATTGCGTTTACAGCAGAAGATACTCACCAATATGGCTCTCCAAATAGTGAAGCTGCAGGAAAAGTAGGAGCTTTAATGGGCATTCAATATTTATTAAAGCATAACGGTGGCATGGGGAAGCTTGTAGGAGGGCTTGGCGGCGCTCCAGGTATTAATGCTTTAGTTATCGGAGGTGGGATTGTAGGCAAGAGTGTTATAAACATCCTTTCTTCACTTGGGGCGCATGTTACGATGATGGATATCAATATTTCTACTTTAAGAGAGGCGCAATATTTATTTAATGGCAATGTCACTACATTATTTTCTAACCAATCTAATATAAGAAAAATTCTCTCCGATATGGATTTAGTCATAAATTGTGTGAAGTGGCCAAAGCATCGAACTGACCATCTTATTACACGTGACATGGTGAAAAGTATGCAAGAACGTTCGGTGATTGTTGATATAAGTGCAGATGTCGGAGGCGCTATTGAAACCTATCGACCAACAACCTTTGAACAACCAACATATATAGAAGAAGGAGTTCTTCATTTTGGTGTAGATAATATTCCAGGTACTGCTCCTCATACCACTTCAATTGCATATGCTGCTTCAGTTTTTCCGCATATTCAAGCAATTGCTAATCTGGGCTACATAGAAGCTTGTAAACGAAACCCATACTTACGAAGAAGCTTAACAACATATAAAGGGCTCTTAACCCATGAGGAAACTAGTATGGTTCAACAGCGGGATTATAAAACACCTGAGGAAGTGTTAGGGTTTGAAGGATTAAATCTTACAAATGCTCCAAAAGCATTTTAA
- a CDS encoding sigma 54-interacting transcriptional regulator — MYKDKDFFQRMRYLDGITIIDTEGTILFTVKFNPRFHSEIEDVDRIIGDHLFNSFPTLHEDNSTLYHVLKKEAPIFKERQTITDFRGKRSLTTNVSLPIISHGNIIGAIELSKDLGAEVENHNIISLNSDMFSNLHRLDGNLKMEQARFTFDDIVTENDTIKELKQMARKVAKGPSPVFIYGETGTGKELFAHAIHNASNRADKPFITQNCSAIPEKLIESILFGTTKGSFTGADNSQGLFEVADGGTIFLDEINSMPIYLQSKLLRVLQDGYVRRVGDNKVRKVNVRIITASNKHPRECLQQEELRKDLFYRLYVAPIHISPLKNRKEDIKPLLELFINKYNQLLKKNVKHVTKEVYDIFLNYDWPGNIREFENVIEFAINMIEEDEDTLEREHIKMRLDAFKSYHNLQTEEEEEMTLKTAVEQLEKEMIQKAILQTKGNVSKAAKALEIPRQTLQNKLKMYNIQ; from the coding sequence ATGTATAAGGATAAAGATTTTTTTCAACGTATGAGGTATTTAGATGGGATTACAATTATTGATACGGAAGGTACGATTCTATTTACGGTTAAATTTAACCCAAGGTTTCACTCGGAAATAGAAGATGTTGATCGAATAATAGGTGATCATTTATTTAACTCTTTTCCTACTTTACATGAAGACAATAGCACACTCTATCATGTATTAAAAAAAGAGGCTCCTATTTTTAAAGAGAGGCAAACAATTACTGATTTTAGAGGAAAAAGAAGTCTTACTACAAATGTATCCCTGCCTATTATTTCACATGGGAATATTATTGGAGCAATCGAATTATCCAAGGATTTAGGCGCGGAGGTTGAAAACCATAATATTATATCTTTAAATTCTGACATGTTTTCTAACCTGCACAGGCTTGATGGAAATCTTAAAATGGAACAAGCACGGTTTACCTTTGATGATATTGTTACCGAAAACGATACAATAAAGGAATTGAAGCAAATGGCAAGGAAAGTGGCAAAAGGTCCTTCTCCAGTATTTATTTATGGGGAAACAGGAACTGGGAAAGAGTTATTTGCCCACGCTATCCATAATGCGAGTAACCGAGCAGACAAGCCTTTTATCACGCAAAATTGTTCAGCTATCCCTGAGAAGTTAATTGAAAGCATCTTATTTGGAACAACAAAGGGGAGTTTTACGGGAGCTGATAATAGTCAAGGGTTGTTTGAGGTTGCGGATGGAGGCACAATTTTCTTAGATGAAATTAACTCCATGCCGATTTATTTGCAGTCAAAATTGCTGCGTGTCTTGCAGGACGGCTATGTTCGAAGGGTTGGCGATAATAAGGTTCGGAAGGTCAATGTTCGAATCATTACAGCCTCAAATAAACACCCTCGAGAATGTTTGCAACAAGAAGAGCTGAGAAAAGATTTATTTTATCGGCTTTATGTGGCCCCAATCCATATCTCACCTTTGAAAAATAGAAAAGAGGATATTAAGCCTTTGTTAGAGCTTTTTATTAATAAATATAATCAATTATTAAAAAAGAATGTAAAGCATGTCACAAAAGAAGTTTATGATATTTTTTTAAACTACGATTGGCCTGGGAACATTCGAGAATTTGAAAATGTTATTGAATTTGCAATTAATATGATTGAAGAAGATGAAGATACTCTTGAGAGGGAACATATAAAAATGCGCTTGGATGCGTTTAAAAGCTATCATAATCTGCAAACAGAAGAAGAGGAAGAAATGACCCTAAAGACAGCTGTTGAGCAATTAGAAAAGGAAATGATCCAAAAGGCTATTCTTCAAACAAAAGGAAATGTTTCAAAGGCAGCAAAAGCCTTAGAAATTCCTCGTCAAACTCTACAGAATAAGTTAAAAATGTATAATATTCAATAA
- a CDS encoding NAD(P)/FAD-dependent oxidoreductase produces the protein MSVVHNQIEHFDVVIVGGGPGGLNAALILGRSLRKVALVDDNHPRHAVTYESHGFLTRDGVKPAELRKIAHEQMEKYETVHRYTDVVTDIKQHGKQFITITKSGEKYSSRKVIFATGMRDELPEINGLHEIYGHSAFLCPYCDGWEHKGKALGIIGNGDKIYRYSKEIHHWGKDLILFTNGDARLEREHLNDIKRHGITVIEDKIQRIDSANGQLSELVLESGQRIKRECLFLGDMLQKQASTIPRHLGIETNSNGSYKTEKHGRTNIEGFFIIGDARNVFSGVVKAACEGYEVAEIANNQLIEEDWHNQSQG, from the coding sequence ATGTCAGTTGTGCATAATCAAATAGAACACTTTGATGTTGTCATTGTTGGAGGAGGACCGGGCGGATTAAATGCCGCTTTAATATTAGGCCGGTCATTACGTAAGGTAGCATTGGTTGACGATAATCATCCACGTCATGCGGTAACTTATGAATCACATGGTTTTCTTACACGTGATGGTGTGAAGCCTGCTGAATTACGAAAGATTGCTCATGAACAAATGGAGAAATATGAAACAGTCCATCGGTACACAGATGTGGTAACAGATATTAAACAACATGGAAAGCAATTCATAACGATTACGAAAAGCGGCGAGAAATACAGTAGTAGAAAAGTGATTTTCGCGACAGGTATGCGTGATGAACTGCCTGAAATTAATGGCTTACATGAAATATATGGTCACAGTGCTTTTTTATGTCCGTATTGTGATGGATGGGAGCATAAAGGAAAAGCACTAGGTATTATCGGCAACGGTGATAAGATTTATCGTTACAGTAAGGAAATTCATCATTGGGGTAAGGACTTAATTTTATTTACAAATGGTGATGCTCGACTTGAAAGGGAGCACCTAAATGATATAAAAAGACACGGCATCACCGTCATCGAAGACAAAATTCAACGGATCGACTCAGCTAATGGACAGCTTTCAGAGCTTGTTCTAGAAAGCGGTCAGCGTATAAAAAGAGAATGTCTTTTTCTGGGAGATATGCTACAAAAACAAGCATCCACAATTCCAAGACATTTAGGGATTGAAACAAACAGCAATGGCAGCTATAAAACAGAAAAGCACGGTCGCACAAACATTGAAGGATTCTTTATTATTGGAGATGCGAGGAATGTCTTTTCAGGGGTGGTAAAAGCTGCTTGTGAAGGCTATGAAGTGGCTGAAATTGCAAATAATCAGTTGATTGAGGAAGATTGGCATAATCAATCACAAGGATAG
- a CDS encoding DUF421 domain-containing protein produces the protein MDISFIWKAALITLVGTLLLRISGRRSISQMTVSQTVIMISIGTILIQPVSGNNIWRTFATAAVLIVTLLLLEYIQMKSNTFEKLITGQAKPVIENGVINQQNLMKMRLSVDALEMRLRQSNISSVNDVKWATLEPSGQLGYMLLENKQPATKEDIQQLMNLINSKFPSTTQSSLTSAVNQTDLFTEVVQKENIPEPPPHLQ, from the coding sequence GTGGATATAAGCTTTATTTGGAAAGCGGCACTTATTACGTTGGTTGGAACCTTATTATTACGTATCAGCGGCAGACGGTCGATTTCTCAAATGACCGTTTCACAAACGGTGATTATGATTTCAATCGGAACAATTTTAATTCAGCCTGTTAGCGGGAATAATATTTGGAGAACGTTTGCTACAGCTGCAGTTTTAATTGTTACGTTACTATTATTAGAGTACATTCAGATGAAATCAAACACCTTCGAAAAGCTTATTACAGGCCAGGCAAAGCCTGTGATTGAAAATGGAGTTATCAATCAACAAAATTTAATGAAAATGCGGCTCAGCGTTGATGCATTAGAGATGCGTTTACGTCAGTCTAACATTTCATCTGTAAATGATGTGAAATGGGCAACGCTGGAACCGAGCGGACAGCTTGGCTATATGCTTTTAGAAAATAAACAGCCAGCGACGAAGGAAGACATTCAACAATTAATGAATCTTATTAATAGTAAATTTCCTAGTACTACGCAGTCTTCGTTAACATCTGCTGTGAATCAGACAGATTTATTTACGGAGGTTGTTCAGAAGGAAAATATCCCCGAACCGCCACCTCATTTGCAATAA
- a CDS encoding cold-shock protein, with amino-acid sequence MAFGRRNDEEIKTAETKIWECKSDECNCWLRDDFKSEEIPTCPICKSEMESTTKVLQVVENTTKKF; translated from the coding sequence ATGGCTTTTGGTCGAAGAAATGATGAGGAAATTAAAACAGCTGAAACAAAAATTTGGGAATGTAAATCTGATGAGTGTAATTGCTGGTTAAGGGATGACTTTAAAAGCGAAGAAATACCAACTTGTCCAATTTGTAAAAGTGAAATGGAATCAACAACGAAAGTACTACAAGTCGTTGAAAACACAACCAAAAAATTCTGA